One Citricoccus sp. K5 DNA window includes the following coding sequences:
- a CDS encoding MFS transporter, protein MRAQPVPRITAFATAVLVFGAVNAPTVLYAGWRADLGFSATVQTLIYAMYVGGLIPGLLLTGRWLQRRGPRTLMVLAAAASVVAALALALADGVGTLLGARFIQGLALGVVMTASSAALYGAVPPRARSFTALLVTLTALIGACLGPVLAGFLADLSGGTTMPMLVAAATVAAVMILLLVHGRSPAPQATPAPNGPSTGPLILGETVASGGIPDASPVPPPALEPAPAPALVPRSHMMISLTAGTSWSMVGLYQSVGPGLIGSALGVDGLTVLGGIVAAMLAVAGMVQVSARNVAVQRGRRLGLSSLLVGICGFAAMLLTGQVWWALIAVAGAGVGHGFTFLSATQEIGESHRRHPLKAAASMSRYFTIAYLCLAAFTLLLGIVGDLWAMVPAAVTLLGVLAAGCVAMLFSRNATAFPRS, encoded by the coding sequence ATGAGGGCCCAGCCGGTACCGCGGATCACCGCCTTCGCCACCGCCGTCCTCGTCTTCGGCGCCGTCAATGCCCCCACGGTCCTCTACGCCGGATGGCGTGCTGATCTCGGCTTCTCCGCCACCGTCCAGACGCTCATCTACGCCATGTACGTGGGCGGCCTGATCCCCGGACTGCTGCTCACCGGACGGTGGCTGCAGCGACGCGGCCCGCGGACGCTGATGGTCCTGGCGGCGGCGGCCTCCGTGGTGGCCGCACTGGCGCTGGCGCTGGCGGACGGGGTCGGCACGCTGCTGGGGGCCAGATTCATCCAGGGGCTGGCGCTCGGCGTGGTGATGACCGCGTCCAGCGCCGCCCTCTATGGCGCGGTTCCGCCGAGGGCCCGATCCTTCACCGCGCTGCTGGTCACCCTGACCGCGCTGATCGGGGCCTGCCTCGGCCCCGTGCTGGCCGGTTTCCTGGCGGACCTCTCCGGCGGCACCACCATGCCGATGCTGGTGGCGGCCGCCACCGTGGCCGCTGTGATGATCCTGCTGCTCGTGCACGGGCGTTCCCCGGCCCCACAGGCGACGCCGGCCCCCAATGGTCCGTCCACCGGCCCCCTGATCCTGGGGGAGACGGTAGCCAGTGGCGGCATCCCCGACGCGTCCCCGGTGCCGCCTCCGGCGCTGGAGCCGGCTCCGGCGCCGGCTCTCGTGCCCCGATCCCACATGATGATCAGCCTCACCGCCGGCACCAGCTGGTCCATGGTGGGCCTCTATCAGTCGGTGGGACCCGGGCTCATCGGCTCGGCTCTCGGTGTGGACGGTCTGACGGTGCTGGGTGGGATCGTGGCAGCGATGCTGGCGGTGGCCGGCATGGTCCAGGTGTCCGCTCGCAACGTGGCCGTCCAGCGGGGCCGCCGGCTGGGCCTGTCGTCTCTGCTCGTCGGGATCTGCGGCTTTGCCGCCATGCTGCTGACGGGGCAGGTGTGGTGGGCACTGATCGCGGTGGCGGGGGCCGGCGTCGGGCACGGGTTCACGTTCCTCAGCGCCACGCAGGAGATCGGCGAGTCCCATCGCCGCCACCCCTTGAAGGCTGCCGCGTCCATGAGCCGCTACTTCACGATCGCCTACCTCTGCCTGGCGGCATTCACGCTGCTGCTCGGGATCGTCGGGGACCTGTGGGCCATGGTGCCCGCCGCGGTGACCCTCCTCGGGGTCCTGGCCGCCGGTTGCGTGGCCATGCTCTTCTCCCGCAACGCCACCGCCTTCCCCCGATCATGA